Part of the Crossiella cryophila genome, GCCGTGGTGTCCGCCTCCACCACCGATTTGGCCACCAGCGAGGACAACGACTCGAACGAGGAGGCCGCCGGCTCCTGGACGGCCGCGGCGGCCTCGAAGGTGAAGCCGCCGTCGAAGGGCCACAGCCGGTACAGGAAGTCCCGGTCGGTCGCGGACAGCAGGTGCACGCTCCACTCGATGGCGGCCCGCAGGCTGCTGTGCGCGGCGACCGAGCCACGCGGCACCCGCCCGAAGACCGCGAACCGGTCGTCCAGCCGTTCGACGATCTCGGCCAGGCCCAGCACCCTGGTGCGCGCCGCGGCCAGTTCCAGCGCCAGCGGCAGCCCGTCCAGGGCCGTGCACAGCTGCTCGACCTGGCGCAGGTCCTCGGCCGCGGGTGTCCACCCCGGCCGGACCGCGCGGATCCGGTTGGTCAGCAACTCGATGGCCGGGCCAGGGCCGCCGTCGGGCGCGGTCACCGCGAGCGGCGCCACGGGCAGCACCTGTTCGCCGTCCAGCGCGAGGTGTTCGCGGCTGGTGACCAGGACCCGCAGGCTCGGGCAGACGGTGAGCAGGTGCAGCACGAACCCGGCAACGGCCTCGGTGAGGTGCTCGCAGTTGTCCAGCACCAGGGTGCCGGCGCAGGTGGCGAGCACGGCCTCGACCGCACCACCGGCCACGCCCATGGTGGTGGCCACGGTCTGCGCCAGCAGGGTGCCGTCGTGCACGTCGGCGAGCCGGACCAGCCAGGGCCCGTCCGGCTCGGCCAGGCCGTTGACGTACTCCAGCGCCAGCCTGGTCTTGCCCACCCCCGCCGAGCCGACCAGCGTGACCAGGCGATGCGTGCGCGCGGCCGAGGCGAGCGCGGCCAGTTCCCGCTCGCGTCCGGTGAAGGAGGTCAACGGCATCGCCAGCCTGCGCGGCGGTGGCAGGGCCGCCCGAGGGGGCGCCGGCAGCAGCAGGTGCGGGTCCTGCGCGAGCACCCGCCGCTCCAGGTCCCGCAGCTCCTGGCCGGGGTCGATGCCCAGATCCCCGGCCAGCACGGTCCGCGCTCTGCGCAACGCCGAGAGCGCGTCCGCCTGCCGTCCGCTGCGGTAGAGGGCCAGCACGAGCAGTGCCCAGCGGGTTTCCCGGTACGGCGCCTCGGTGGTCAGCGCGTCCAGTTCGGGCACCGTGCTGGCCGCGTCCCCGCAGGCCAGCCGCGCGGCGGCCCGGGTCTCCACGGCGACCTCGTGCAGTTCGAGCAGCCTGGTCGTCTCCGCCTCGGCCAGTTCGTGGCCCCGCAGATCGCGGTATGGCCTGCCCCGCCACAGTTTCAGGGCCTGCCCGGCACCGCGCAGGGCGGCGACCGGGTCACCGTTGTCCAGCAGTTGCCGGGCGCGGGCGATGCCCGCTCCGAACCGCTCGACGTCGGTGCCCTGGGGCGGGAGCACGAGCTGGTAGCCGGTGCTGTCCCTGGCCAGCCGTTCCCGGTCCGCGCCGAGCAGGCCACGCAGCCGGGAGACGTAGACCTGGAGGGTGGCCCTGGCGTGGGCCGGGTTCCGCTCGCCCCACACCACCTCGGCCAGCCGGGTGTAGCTGAGCGCCCGGCCACCGGCCGCGACCAGCGCGGTGACGATCCGGCGCGGGATCGGTCCGCCCAGCTCGACGGCCACGCCGTCCACCACGATCTCGGTGGGGCCGAGGACATTGCAGGTCAGTGGCCTGGTCTGCTGGTGCATGTCCGCTCCGATGGGTAACGACCGTTACATGATGATCAGAACGATCCTGGCACGTCAACCTCGGTGACTGTATCGGTCGTTACACCGACGACCAGGCCTGAAGGCAGTTGTAGGCGTTTTGCAGGCCCCGGATGTGAAGGTCGGCCGTCGCACCATCGGCCAGCCACAGGGGGCAGCACATGCGCAGGACCAAAGCCGGGACGCTCGTCGCGGGGGCGCTGTCGCAGGTCGTACTTCTCACCGCCGCCTCGATGGCCTTCGCCGTCCCGTCCGCGGCCGCCGCCGGGGACCTCGGCACCGTCGACATGGGCGGCAACACCCAGCTCTCCGCGGCGGTCTACGACTCCCGCGGCCAGCTCGTCCGGCACCTGGAGGAACTCGCCCCGCGCACCGGCAAGGTGACACTGCGCTGGGACGGCAAGGACGACAGCGGCCAGGACCTGCCCAAGGGCACCTACACCTGGCGTGCCGCGACCAGTGCCACCGTGGGCAAGGACGACGGCGGCGTCGGCGACAGCGGCCAGCCCCAGCCGGGCTACGCCTACGAGGCATCCGACGCCCCGGGCAAACCCGCCGCCGTGGCCTACGGACCCGACGGCGACCTGTACGTGCAGTCCGCCTACGAGGAGATGCACGGCAACATCCGCCGCTACCGCCAGGGGGACATCGCCACCGGCAAGCGCGTGTGGGCCTCCAGGGACGGGTTCGCCAACCAGGGCGTGGCCGTGGCCGCCGACGACCGGTACGTCTACGCCGCCATCCACGCCGACTACGACCAGGGTTACCAGAGCTACCGGATCGTCCGGCTCGACGGCGCCACCGGGAAGCCGGCGAACTGGTACAACGGCGGCGGCATCACGGTCGGGAAGTGGCAGCAGGGGACGATGCCGGTCACCGGGATCGCCACCGACGAGAACTACCTGTGGGTGGTCGACGCCGGCAACAACGAGCTGCGCACGTTCTTCAAGGGGGAGGGCGGACCGGCTCCGGTGCTGGAAGGTCGTTCCTTCCTGCCGCTGGACAATCCGCGCGGGATCGTGGCCGCCGGGCCGAACCGGTTCTGGATCGTCACCGGTGATCACGTCAGCCGCTACCGCCACGACGTCGGCACCCAGCGGCTGATCGAGGAAACCCGCACGCCCGCGCTGAACCAGCCCTACGGCGTGGCGTTGCACGGCTCGACGCTGTTCGTCTCCGAGGTGGGCACCGGGCAGGTCCGGCGTTACGACGTGGCCGGCGCCAAGCCCGTGCAGACCGCCGCCTGGTTCGGCACGATGACCCCCGGAACGGTGTCGGACACCGAGTTCGGCTGGAAGTACGACGGCGTGCTGACCGACGTGCCCACCGGCAACGCCGCCATCGCGGTGTCCCCGGACGGGAAAACCCTCGCGGTGGTGGACGTGTGGAACGGCCGGACCATGTTCTACGACGCCGGGACCGGCACCCCGAAACCCGAACGCCTGCAGGGACTGCCCGATCCCACACCGGACATCCAGCAGACCCCGGACGGTCCCAGGCTGGTGAGCCAGGCCCGTGAGTACGACGTGGACTACCAGCGCGCGGGTCATCCGTGGCGGCTGGCCAGCAACTGGGTGCCGACCGACCTGCCCGAGTACTCCCGGTGGGTGTCGCTGCGCTGGGTGGGTGGCCGCCAGTACGCCTACGTGTTCACCGGCCGCAGCACCGGAATGCCGCTCGGCGGCGTGCTGATCTACCGGTTGCACACCGAGCGCCCCGGCCACGGGATGCGGCAGGTCGGGCGGATCAAGGTCGCCAACACCCCGCCCAGGAACGAGTACGACACCCCGAACCCCGCGCTGGAGATCAGCACCGATGCCAACGGCGACGGGAAGTACGACCCGGCCGAGACCGAGGTGACCAACCACGCCGGGTACACGCCGGGCGCGCCGTCGGTGTCGGTGGACGCGGAGGGCACGCTCTGGTTCGCCAGTGCCGGGGTCATCGCGAAACAACCACGCAGCTACGGCCGGAGCGGGGTGGCCAAGCTCCCGCTGCGCGCGGTGGACAACGGCAACCCGGTGTACAAGGTGGACGATTTCGCCCTGGTCGCCGAGTACCGCGGCGATCCATCCGGCGCGCACGAGGCCACCGGTGCGGAGGTGCGTTACGACAGCACCAACAAGCGGGTGTTCGCCGCGGTGCGGACCGGTGAGTTCGACGCGATGGCCAACCACGGCGGGAACGCCGTGCTCATGCTGGATCTGCGGACCGGCCAACGATCCCTGGTCAGCGGCAGGCACCTGGCCCTCGGCCCGCCCAACCGCGCGCGGGACTCGGTGGACGCGCTGGCCGTGGACAGCACCGACGGCTACTACTACGTCGGCAACGCCACCGGCGGCAGTGCCCAGGGCGTCACCCGGTACACCTGGGACGGCCTGGCCACCGCACACGCCAGGTCCGACACCACGGTCTACTCCTCGGGCCTGTTCGACCAGGGCATGTCCCTTGCCGCGTTCACCCACACCAACGGCACCCGCTACGTCTACGCCCAGGACGACGGCTACGGCCGCAACTCGTTGTACGCCTTCACCGGCGCCGGGTCCGAGCGGCGGTCCGAGGGGAGCACGGAGTGGCCGGGCTCACCCGTGTCCAACGGGCTGCTCGCCTGGCTGAAACTGGACAGCGGCCTGCTCGGCGCGACGAATCCTGGCGGGTTCGCCGAGGACAGTTCGGGCAAGGACAACTGGGGTGTGTTCCTGGGCAACGGAAAGCCGATGTCCCGCCTGCCGTGGGAACGGGACGGCGGCGTGCACCGGGGTGCGCTCACCTTCGACGGCGACGAGGTCAGGGGAGTCCACTTCGGCAAGAACTCCTGGAGCGGCGCCCCCGACCGCCTGATCGACAGCCGCAGCGCGCTGACCGTCGCCACCTGGGTGCGCACCACTGACTCCGGGCCGATCCTCAGCTACCAGAACACGGCCTTCACCAACAACGACACCACCCCGGCCCGGTCGGCGACCGTCCTTGCCGTCGGCGCCGACGGCTACCTCCAGGGCGGAATTGGTTGCGCGCAAGCCAAATCGGCGCAGAAGGTCAACGACGGTCAGTGGCACCACGTCGCGCTGTCGGTCGGCCCCACCGTGCAGACCCTCTATGTCGACGGGGCGGCAGTCCCTATCCAGTGCCAGCTTCCCGTGCGGGACCAGGGTTTCACCGCGCTGGGCGTGGCCTACACGCCCGGCACGGGGTACACCCGGTTCAAGGGCTCGCTGGACGATGTCCGCGTCTACGACCGCACGTTGCCCGCGGCGGAGATCACCCAGGTCGGGAAGAAGGAGGACCGCGGGCCGTTCGCGAGCTGGCCGCTGATGTCCTTTGACGGCAAGGCAACCCGGGTCACCCTGCCCAACGAGATCGCCGAGAACGCCCCGCTGACGTTCACGCTCCGGATGAAACCCGCCCCCGGCGGCGGGGTGATCCTCGGTGACCAGCGCACCCCGTATCCCGTGGAACTGCCAAAGGAGTACGAGGTCACCGACGACAAATCGTTGCTGTCCAAGAAGTTGCTGAGCCTCGACCCGGACGGCACGATCCGCGGCAACCTGTTCGACAACGCCATGAAGAGCGAGCCGCAGGATATCTACAAAGGACAGTGGCACCGACTGACGGTGACGGTCACCCCCGAACCGAACGACAGGTTCCGCACCGTGCTGTACCTCGGCGAGAAGAAGCTGGCCGAAGCCAGTTCGCTGTCCGCGCACTGGGGTTTCCTGCGCTCGGCAACGCAACTGGGCGTCGGACAGGACGGCTCGGGAGTCTGGCAGTTCTACCAGGGCCAGCTCGACGACGTCCGCTGCTACGACCGGGTGCTCAGCCTGGAAGAGATCCGCGAGCTGCCCTGACCACGGCGAGATCGCCACAGCACGCCCCAAATACCCGAACAAGGAGTTCCGGCATGCGAAAAACCTGGCCGAGACGGCTCTGCTCGGTCCTGGTGACCGCCGCCCTCATCGCGGGCACCACCGCGGCGGCGGCCACCGCCGCCGAGCCGCCACCCACGGTCCCGCCGCCATCCCCGCCGCCGGCGCCGAAGCAGCTGGAGGACGTGCTGCTGGCGAGCTACCTGCGCACGGTCGACCGGGACCCGCGATTCATCCGCCACCTGGTGGCCAGCGCCGAACTGCTCGACTGGCAGGCGGCGGCGAACCCCAAACCCGACCAGGCGGCCCTGACCGCGCACCTCCAGGGCGTGGACCGGGCGCTGGCGAGTATCGAGCCCCAGCCGGGGCAGCAGCGGCCGGACCTGCTCGCCGCGAACCTGGCCGTGGTCTACACGGTGCCGTCGGCCACCTACACCGGAGCCCGGATCGGTGACCTGACGGCCGCGCTGGTGGGCCGGGACGCCAACACCATGGTGTCCAGGCCGACCGCCGCCAACAACGTCGTCGACCGGGTGGTGGGCGCGCTCAAACAGCTGGCCTTCCCGGTCGGTTTCGAGGCCGCCCAACTCGGCGTGTGGGCCTCGGTGGCGGGACAGGCCCGGTCCGACGCGGCCTTCGCGGGCGCGTGGAACGCGGTCATCGGCACGCCGCTGGGGGTGAACGCCGCCGACAACGCCGCCCGCCTCGCCGCCGAGCTGAAAAGGCGGAACCAGGCGGACCTCCCCGCGCTGATGGCGATGCCCATGGACACCGCCGAACAGAAGCAGAAGGTCAGGACCGCCGCCCTCGCCGAGGCCGACAAGATCACCAAACGCATGGGCAAACAGCGGGTGGAGATGTTCGGCCTGCTCAAGACCGAGGCGGACGCGCATCCACCGGGCAAGGGCATGGTGGTCAGCTCGGCGCAGAAGGCGCTGGCGAACAAGGAAGCGGACACCCGCCAGCAGGGCATCGACGCCGACAAGAGCGCGGGCCAGTCCGTGGCGGGCTTCCTGGACAAGTGGATCGGCGACAAACCGGCCGGACACGCGCTGGCGCAGTTCGTCGGCCAGGTCGCGGACATCGGCACCGCCGTCAGCACGGCCATCAAGGCGTTCAAGGCCATCGAGACCGTGGTCTCGCTGGCCACCGCCGCCTTCACCGGGAACCTGCTCAGTGCGGTCGGCGGGCTGTTGGGCCTGTTCGGCGGGCCGACCGTGGAACAGCAGATCCTGGCGGAGATCCAGCAGCTGCGCATCGACATCGCCAACCTCGGCAAGCAGATGCAGCAGAACTTCGACCGGATCGACCACAAGCTGAACAAGTTCTACAACGACATCACCGAACAGCTGACCACGATCGCGAACAACATCCACGACATGAGCGGCCACATCAACTCGGTGGCAGGCAAGGTCACCGAGTTGGCCAGCCAGTTGCAGTCGATGACCTCGACCCTGCTCAAGGCCATCGGTGACCTGGCGCAGAAGGACGTGTGGGACGCCGCGAACTCCGCGATCGACTACACCGCGAACCGAACCGACGGCGCACGCCTTTCCGACGCCGCCTTCGACCTCGCCGAGAACAAGTTCCAGCGGTCCGGAACCCTTGACCTGATGGACGGTTCGTTCGTGGTGAAACCGGGCAACCAGGGCAACTTCCCGACCGACGACGCATCCGTACTGGCGAACCTGGAGTCCTTCGGCTCCGAGGGCGCGATCCGGTACCTGGCGCACTACGCGCAGCAGGCGGACTACGTGCCAGGGCGCAAGCTCGACCCCGGCATGCCCGTCCCGGCCAAGGCGGGCAACCCGACGATCTGGGGAGCGGCGGCCAACGCCTACACCCTGCTCGCGAACCAGAACCCGGACCAGGCCAAGAAGCACGCGGCGAACCGGCCGGGCGCGCTGCTCGGCTTCGGGTACGAGATGCGGGAGGCGGCACTGCGGTTCAGCAAGCCCGGCCCGAACGGGACGGTCAACCAGCTGTTCTCGTCCCTGCTGGACAACTACAGCACCCGGCTCAACTCGATGTTCAGCAATGTGGCCAACTACGAGGAGAACCGGCTGACCACCGGCCGGTACCGGCTCTTCGGCGACGACCGCCAGCCGGTCCCGCCACACCCGGGCACCGAGGGACCGGAGACGATGCCGCCGTGCAACGGCAGGGGCGACCCCATCAGCCGACCGAACAACGTGCTCGGCACCCAGCTGGACCCGCAGATCATGTTCTCCCTGGGCGTGCTGCCCCAGGACCAGCGGCCCACCTACCGGGCCTGCTGGGAGGCGTTGTTCCAGAACGACCGGGCGACGGTCCAGACCAAGAAATGTCCGACTGTCTATGGCGGAGTAACAACCCCCTGTCTCTGGGACCACCACGCCGACCTCGTCCTGGTGGCCCGCCAGTACGTGCGATACCCCGGAAGTCAGGAGGTGCATGCCCGGATGGTCCAGGGCACCCTGAAGAAGTCGGTCTACGTCACAACGTGCACCAACAGCAACCCTGACAGCAACTACGGGGAGTTCTGCCGCAACCAGCCGACCGACCCGGTCGCCCTGGTGAACAAGGACTGGCCGTCCTACATCCGGGACTACGAACGCGGCGCCAGTAGCAGCACCCAGAACCCCCCGGCCACGGCAGGGCAGCGGAACTCCGCCTTCCTGCGTGAGCAGCAGAAGCAGTACTACCGCAACGCGCGGGCGGACATCGAGACCGGGCACCAGGACCAGGGCAGGCCGTTGGGTGGCGCGCCGGTCAACACGGCGGTGCAGCTGCTGCGGTCCTACACCGAGCTGGGCTTCCCGCGTGCGCTGGCCACGGATCAGGATCTCCGCGCCCTGCTCTACGGGCAGTACGGCATCCTGTCGAACCTGCCCGCGACCTTCCCGGGAGGCACCGGCGGGGACGGCAAGCCGAGAGTGCCCGCCCCACTCCTGCAGAACATCTTCGGTCAGGCCGCCATCAACATGGACAACAACCGGTACAAGCTGGACACCGACCAGTTCGATGGCCAGTGCCCCCGCCCGCCGGGTCTGGATCCGCGGATCCAGGACGATCTGATCATCTGCATGGCGGCCGACGCGCAGGCCAGGGTGGAGCGGTTGCGCACCCGGTTCGCCGAGCAGTTCACCAACCGGTGGCTGGGCTCGGACGAGACGCTGCCCAGCCTGCAGCAGCAGTTGCGGAACCTGTGGCTGGTCACCAAGGCCGTGCACCCGGGGTCGGACCTCGGGCAGCCGCCGGGTCCGCCCGCGCCGGAGGCGCCGGCCGAGGTGCGCTGGCGGGAGCCGGAGCTGGTGATGACGGAGAAGGCGGGCTGGGGCGCCCCGGCGGTGACCGCCTTCGCCGGCGGCCAGATCGCGGTGTGGCGGGACTACGGCGAGTACAAGCTGGCCGTCTCGATCAGCCGCGACGGCGGCGCGACCTGGTCGAACCCGGCGAAACTCGACTTCGGCGACGTCCGGCTGAGCAATCCGTCCATTGTGGACAACAACGGCAGGCTGATCATCGCGGCCACGGCCTTCACCGGCTCGACGACCAAGGCGGTCTTCGCCACCAGTGCCGACGGCGTCACCTGGACCCACCGCGACGGTCCGGTCGACAACGTCTACAGCCACGTCGCCCCCGGCCTGGCGGTGCGCGACGGTCGCGTGCACGTCGCGCTGGCCCGCACCGACGACGGCATCACGGTGTTCAACGGCCCGAACGGCCTCGACTGGAGCCCGCCGGCCAAGGAGTTGTCCGGCCACCGGATCGGCAGCGCGGTCGCCCTCGCCAACTACCACGGCAGGCTGATCGCGGGCTGGAAGAACCGGGACGACTTCGGCATGTCCCGTTCCTTCTACGACGGCAACTGGTCCGCCCCGGAGAAACTCCTCGGCGACCAGGGCGCCACCGCCGCAGGCGTGGGCTTCACCATCGCCAAGGGACGGCTGTTCGCGGTCTGGCGTGGCTGGAAGGTCGACCAGCGGTTGTTCATCTCCGCCAGCGACGACGGGATGAACTGGACGCCGCAGCACCAGATCGTGCGGGACGGGCTCAGCCCGGACACCCCCGCGGCGTTCCAGTCGGGCGACCGGCTGCGGACACTGTGGACAGACGAGGACGGTTACGTCAGAACGGCCGTGAGCGCGAACCTGCCTTGATGAGAAAGGAAGCGGGTGTCCCTGACCGGGGGCACCCGCTTTTTTCTCTAGCCCTCGGCGGTGTTGGTGAACTCCGGCGAGTCCAGCAGCGCGGTGATCGTGCGCAGGGCCAGGGCATCGGCGGCCTCCTTCAGGCCGAGGGCGCGGAACTTGCGGCCGATCTGCAGGGTCGCGATCCCGTGCAGCACCGACCAGATCGGACCGGCGACCGCACGCGGGTCCTGCGCCCTGATCACTCCGGCCGCCTGGCCGACCTCGATGGCCTCGTGCAGCTTCATGAACATGTTCCGCCCGGCGGGCCGGACGTCCTCGAATTCCTCAACCCCATAGGCATCGCCGAACATCACGCGGTAGTGGTCCGGATTGGCCACCGCCCAGCGGACATAGGCCCGCGACATCCGCAACAGCACCTCGCGGGAGTCCTTGCTGCCGCGGGCGGCGGAGCGGTCGAGCGCCTGCCCCATGACGACGAAACCCTGCTCGGCGACCTCGGCCAGCAGCGCGTCCTTGTCGGCGAAGTGCCGGTACGGCGCCGCCACGCTCACCCCGGCCCGCTTGGCCGCCTCGGTCATGGTGAAACCCTGCGGCCCCTTCTCCGCGACCAGTTCCAGCGCGGCGTCCACCAGTGCCCGCTTGAGATCACCGTGGTGGTAGGTGCCGGAGCCGGTGCCGCGAGGTGCCATGTTGCGGATATTAACATCGCCCACCTCTCCCACTCGGCCACTGCCGCACCGCGATGTTAATGCACCTCACATTCCGCGCCGAAGGTCTTGCGTCGCCGGGATCGTCCTCCTATGTTAGGCGCATTAACATCGTCGGCGAGAAGGACACAGCCATGATCAAGCACGAAGCCACCGCCACCCTCCCGATCCCGGCCGCCGAGGTCGACCTGGCGGAGTGGCTGGCCACCCTCACCGATGAGGACTACCAGGCCAGCGCCAAGGGCCACCGCGCCGCCGGCGTGCACTGGCACGGCGACCAGCTGGGCATGGTCAACGTCGAGTCCGTCGGCGGCACCCTGCTCGTCCAGCACTACCACGCGGTCGAGGCCGGGCCCTCCCGCGTCGAGATGCTCTCGCCTGCCAGCACGGGATACCTGATGAATCTCGTGCCGGTCGGCGTGCACGTGCGCTGGGTACTGGCACTGACCCCGGCCACGGCCACGAGCTGCACGCTGAGCTGCCGGGTGGAGGTCGGCCTGCCGAGCCCGGTCCGCCACCTGACCGGGCTGCTGGGCACGGCTCGGGCCATCCGCAGGCACACCGAGGAGGAGACCGTCGGTTTCGCCGCCGACATCCTGGCCAAGGCCGGGGCCAGGGCCGTCGCGCGGGCAGCTCGCTGAAGGTCGCCATGATCGGGTGCCGCGCACTGTCCGAAATGGAACGGCCGCCGCCCCGGGCCGAGGGCCGTTTCACTATGGTGGGCCGGTGGAACCGTTCGTCGGCAGGCAGGCCGAGCTGGATCTCCTGGCCGGGGTGGTGGCCGTGGCCGAGGCCGGGATCACCGTGGTGGAGGTCGTCGGCGAGCCCGGTATCGGCAAGTCGCGGCTGCTGCACGAGGCGGGCCCGCGCGCGGCAGCCCACGGTTTCACCGTCCTGACCGGCCGGGCGGGGGAGTTCGAGCAGGAGCTGCCGTTCGGGGTGTTCCAGGACGCCCTGGCCGAGGGCTTCCCCGGGTCCGCCGACGATTCGCCCGGCGGGTGGCGGGCGCTGCACCGGGCGGTCTCCGCCGTGCTGACCCCGCGCACCGTGCTGGTACTGGACGACCTGCACTGGGCGGATGAGGCATCGGTGCAGCTGCTCGCGCACCTGATCCGCCGCCCACCCGCCGGACCGCTGGTGCTGTGGCTGGCCCACCGGCCCCGGCAGCTGCCGGACAAGCTGGCCGCGGTGCTGCACGAACCGTGGACCGCCCCGGTGCACCGGGTGGAGCTGACCGCCCTGGACTACGCCGCCGCCGAGCAGCTGCTCGCCGGCCTGCCCCTGCCGCAGCGCCGGGCCCGCTACACCGCGGCCGAGGGAAACCCGCTGTACCTGGGCATCCTGGCCCGCACCGCAGGGCCGCACACCGGCGCCGGGGCGCTGCTGGCCGAGTTCGGTCAGCTCTCCGACCGCGCGCGGCTGGTCGCCCAGGCCGCGGCGGTGCTCGGCGACCAGGTCGAGCCGGAGCTGGTCGCGGTCGCCGCCGACCTGACCCCGGCCCAGACCGAGGCCGCCGCGGCCGAGCTGTTCACCGCGGACCTGCTGCGCGCCACCGGCGCCGGGGCCCGGGTCGCCTTCCGGCATCCCTTGCTGCGCAACGCGGTCTACCACTCGGCCAGTCCGCTGTGGCGGGCCGCCACGCACGGCAGGGTGGCCGGGGAACTGGCCAGGCGGGGCGCGGCGGTCGGGGTGCGCGCACCGCACATCGCCCGCTCGGCCG contains:
- a CDS encoding LamG-like jellyroll fold domain-containing protein, encoding MRRTKAGTLVAGALSQVVLLTAASMAFAVPSAAAAGDLGTVDMGGNTQLSAAVYDSRGQLVRHLEELAPRTGKVTLRWDGKDDSGQDLPKGTYTWRAATSATVGKDDGGVGDSGQPQPGYAYEASDAPGKPAAVAYGPDGDLYVQSAYEEMHGNIRRYRQGDIATGKRVWASRDGFANQGVAVAADDRYVYAAIHADYDQGYQSYRIVRLDGATGKPANWYNGGGITVGKWQQGTMPVTGIATDENYLWVVDAGNNELRTFFKGEGGPAPVLEGRSFLPLDNPRGIVAAGPNRFWIVTGDHVSRYRHDVGTQRLIEETRTPALNQPYGVALHGSTLFVSEVGTGQVRRYDVAGAKPVQTAAWFGTMTPGTVSDTEFGWKYDGVLTDVPTGNAAIAVSPDGKTLAVVDVWNGRTMFYDAGTGTPKPERLQGLPDPTPDIQQTPDGPRLVSQAREYDVDYQRAGHPWRLASNWVPTDLPEYSRWVSLRWVGGRQYAYVFTGRSTGMPLGGVLIYRLHTERPGHGMRQVGRIKVANTPPRNEYDTPNPALEISTDANGDGKYDPAETEVTNHAGYTPGAPSVSVDAEGTLWFASAGVIAKQPRSYGRSGVAKLPLRAVDNGNPVYKVDDFALVAEYRGDPSGAHEATGAEVRYDSTNKRVFAAVRTGEFDAMANHGGNAVLMLDLRTGQRSLVSGRHLALGPPNRARDSVDALAVDSTDGYYYVGNATGGSAQGVTRYTWDGLATAHARSDTTVYSSGLFDQGMSLAAFTHTNGTRYVYAQDDGYGRNSLYAFTGAGSERRSEGSTEWPGSPVSNGLLAWLKLDSGLLGATNPGGFAEDSSGKDNWGVFLGNGKPMSRLPWERDGGVHRGALTFDGDEVRGVHFGKNSWSGAPDRLIDSRSALTVATWVRTTDSGPILSYQNTAFTNNDTTPARSATVLAVGADGYLQGGIGCAQAKSAQKVNDGQWHHVALSVGPTVQTLYVDGAAVPIQCQLPVRDQGFTALGVAYTPGTGYTRFKGSLDDVRVYDRTLPAAEITQVGKKEDRGPFASWPLMSFDGKATRVTLPNEIAENAPLTFTLRMKPAPGGGVILGDQRTPYPVELPKEYEVTDDKSLLSKKLLSLDPDGTIRGNLFDNAMKSEPQDIYKGQWHRLTVTVTPEPNDRFRTVLYLGEKKLAEASSLSAHWGFLRSATQLGVGQDGSGVWQFYQGQLDDVRCYDRVLSLEEIRELP
- a CDS encoding sialidase family protein — encoded protein: MRKTWPRRLCSVLVTAALIAGTTAAAATAAEPPPTVPPPSPPPAPKQLEDVLLASYLRTVDRDPRFIRHLVASAELLDWQAAANPKPDQAALTAHLQGVDRALASIEPQPGQQRPDLLAANLAVVYTVPSATYTGARIGDLTAALVGRDANTMVSRPTAANNVVDRVVGALKQLAFPVGFEAAQLGVWASVAGQARSDAAFAGAWNAVIGTPLGVNAADNAARLAAELKRRNQADLPALMAMPMDTAEQKQKVRTAALAEADKITKRMGKQRVEMFGLLKTEADAHPPGKGMVVSSAQKALANKEADTRQQGIDADKSAGQSVAGFLDKWIGDKPAGHALAQFVGQVADIGTAVSTAIKAFKAIETVVSLATAAFTGNLLSAVGGLLGLFGGPTVEQQILAEIQQLRIDIANLGKQMQQNFDRIDHKLNKFYNDITEQLTTIANNIHDMSGHINSVAGKVTELASQLQSMTSTLLKAIGDLAQKDVWDAANSAIDYTANRTDGARLSDAAFDLAENKFQRSGTLDLMDGSFVVKPGNQGNFPTDDASVLANLESFGSEGAIRYLAHYAQQADYVPGRKLDPGMPVPAKAGNPTIWGAAANAYTLLANQNPDQAKKHAANRPGALLGFGYEMREAALRFSKPGPNGTVNQLFSSLLDNYSTRLNSMFSNVANYEENRLTTGRYRLFGDDRQPVPPHPGTEGPETMPPCNGRGDPISRPNNVLGTQLDPQIMFSLGVLPQDQRPTYRACWEALFQNDRATVQTKKCPTVYGGVTTPCLWDHHADLVLVARQYVRYPGSQEVHARMVQGTLKKSVYVTTCTNSNPDSNYGEFCRNQPTDPVALVNKDWPSYIRDYERGASSSTQNPPATAGQRNSAFLREQQKQYYRNARADIETGHQDQGRPLGGAPVNTAVQLLRSYTELGFPRALATDQDLRALLYGQYGILSNLPATFPGGTGGDGKPRVPAPLLQNIFGQAAINMDNNRYKLDTDQFDGQCPRPPGLDPRIQDDLIICMAADAQARVERLRTRFAEQFTNRWLGSDETLPSLQQQLRNLWLVTKAVHPGSDLGQPPGPPAPEAPAEVRWREPELVMTEKAGWGAPAVTAFAGGQIAVWRDYGEYKLAVSISRDGGATWSNPAKLDFGDVRLSNPSIVDNNGRLIIAATAFTGSTTKAVFATSADGVTWTHRDGPVDNVYSHVAPGLAVRDGRVHVALARTDDGITVFNGPNGLDWSPPAKELSGHRIGSAVALANYHGRLIAGWKNRDDFGMSRSFYDGNWSAPEKLLGDQGATAAGVGFTIAKGRLFAVWRGWKVDQRLFISASDDGMNWTPQHQIVRDGLSPDTPAAFQSGDRLRTLWTDEDGYVRTAVSANLP
- a CDS encoding BTAD domain-containing putative transcriptional regulator, producing MHQQTRPLTCNVLGPTEIVVDGVAVELGGPIPRRIVTALVAAGGRALSYTRLAEVVWGERNPAHARATLQVYVSRLRGLLGADRERLARDSTGYQLVLPPQGTDVERFGAGIARARQLLDNGDPVAALRGAGQALKLWRGRPYRDLRGHELAEAETTRLLELHEVAVETRAAARLACGDAASTVPELDALTTEAPYRETRWALLVLALYRSGRQADALSALRRARTVLAGDLGIDPGQELRDLERRVLAQDPHLLLPAPPRAALPPPRRLAMPLTSFTGRERELAALASAARTHRLVTLVGSAGVGKTRLALEYVNGLAEPDGPWLVRLADVHDGTLLAQTVATTMGVAGGAVEAVLATCAGTLVLDNCEHLTEAVAGFVLHLLTVCPSLRVLVTSREHLALDGEQVLPVAPLAVTAPDGGPGPAIELLTNRIRAVRPGWTPAAEDLRQVEQLCTALDGLPLALELAAARTRVLGLAEIVERLDDRFAVFGRVPRGSVAAHSSLRAAIEWSVHLLSATDRDFLYRLWPFDGGFTFEAAAAVQEPAASSFESLSSLVAKSVVEADTTANPTRYRLLESVRAYCREHDTSPEGAGRHAAWVRDLVDAHSQELLLARGGATIRLLTAELPNLRAGIRHDIGHAPELALRTIGLLSWFWIRGGHFGEAERLLDAAFAAAPDADPLDRARALMVRGDLLSFGGAGLLSAEPHYLAAVALTETGDSAEHRALRGLARYQSAFGGIALRDVRRATEYAGHALAASANLDLPWLTNGALMVHGAALVLRGDHLGGEAGLREAVAMAQEHGLTWLEAWAHHHLGQSQLSRGEGVPALASLRTALDRYLRTEDITFTLIVLLTMAAAIRQLGDPATAGVLVATVDRKRRRHGIQPGMILQAATSLIGDVPPYAPTSALDWADTLTLARTWTPTG